The DNA segment ttaccatataattcgctggttaccatataattcgctgatatttgaattaaatgacaaaaatatacaattacaaaactacccttttgaattaattaagaggatggacacttgtcattccaggaatatttcttacacttcttacaaattaagcactttgtacaggatcctaaacctatatatatatatatatatatatatatatatatatatatggaaccaactggggtagcccagatggccaccgacacccacctcttcccagaggtatCGGGTTCaagtcttgggagtggcatatatcgccagggtaagaactcggcatggggaagtcaccgcggagttagcttggtcgggtagcggcttccggagtgagatcactccggcggttgggaggtcCGTGCACTacccccctatatatatatatatatatatatatatatatatatatatatatatatatatatatatatatatatatatatatatatatatgggtatgTGTGTGTTTTATATAAACATTTATAACAACTAAGTCGTATTTGATTTATTTTAGTTAATTGTTCTAAATAAATTCCTAAAtcttaaataattaattaaattaattatttttACTATTAAACCTAATTTATAGGAATTTGAgtcatattttataatatttttataaaccGAATACGAGTGTTTAtatgtaaaataataataaataattaaacttCTAGTTTGTTATTTATAACATTAACTAGTTTATATGAATTTGAGTCATATTTTATAAATATGTTTATAAACTGAATACGAGTTAGTTTTTATAAGCATTTAAATAAAGcaatatgtatgtgtatatatatatatatacatatatgaattaataaaaaaataattaaactttacaaatatataaattataagaATTTGAGCCCTATAAattataactatatatataacgtttaattgttttttattaattcatatatgtatgtatgtatgtatatacatatgGTTGTATGTAAACGCTAATAAAAACTAAGTCGTATTCggtttataaaaatatttatataatatgaCTCAAATTATTATAAATTAGTTAATATTGAAAATAAAAACCTAAAAGTTTAGttattatttcatatataaaCACTTATAAAATCTAAGTCGTATTtggtttataaaaaaatatttatattatatgaCTCAAATTCCTATGAATAATCAAAAACTTATTTGATTAGgtttattagttaaaataattaattcaattaattattttaaatttagTAATTTATTTCAAACAAATAACTAAAATAAATCGTATACGACTTAATTTTTTATAAGtgtttacataatatatatatatatatatatatatatataattaaacttttatttttttatttttaatattaacTAAAAGATAAAAATGCATTTAAGAGTACATTAACACTATGTCCTTAATGATAACTAAATGAGTATATTACACTTTGTGTCCTTTATggtatgtgaaaggacaatattGTCCTTACCTTGATTTAACGTAACTAAGATAATTAACCGAGTTAGGTTAAAAGGACATAAAATGTTACATTTCATAATTTTTATAATACATAAAGGACACAaaatgtaatttactcaaaaaagaATTTTTAGTTACACTTGTAGAGTCAGGTACCGATTCAAATAGGTCTTAACGTACAAATATGGCTTAACACGAGAAGTGAATAAGggaaatttaaaagaaaaaattcTCATCTTGTTAAAAACGTATTTCAGTGTTAGAatctataaaaaaaaaagttttttttttattattttttttttacaatagaGTAATTACATATATGATTTGTCTACCAGAGTAAATTCACGATTCATACACACCAACTCAGGCCGTGGTTAGGGTTTGGTTATCATCCGTTCATATCTCAATTCTCATcgcctgctgctgctgctgctgtgtcAAAATCAATCATATGTCGTGGTAATTTCACATCTTCTTCAATCTTAATTTCTCTCCAATGGTGTTATTTAATTTCATTTACAGAAACATTTCAACCCATGCAAGAAAGCGTTGCTATGGActcttatcatcatcatcatccccattttcaacaacaacaacttcaCATTCTTCAAATCCAAACACTTTCACCACCACATACCTCATTAACTCATGTGGGGTTTCGCCAGAATCTGCACTTTTAGCCTCCAAACGTCTAGATTTATCAAAATCCCCCAAAACAGCAGACTCTGTTCTTACCCTTCTCAAGAACCATGGTTTCACCAAATCGCAAGTTTCTAAAGTGATTCTGAGTTGCCCCAAGATCTTATTATGTGATCTTGAAAACACCCTTTTGCCCAATTTCAAAATCTTGAATTCTTTAGGGTTTTCAAATGCTGaacttgttacaattgttacTAGTAGACCTAGAAGTATTATGCAAGGAAAGTTTCATGATACAGCCTTGCTTTCTGTTAGTTTTTTAAGAACTGTTTTAGGGTCAGATGATAAGGTTATCAATGCCATTAAGCGGTTTCCGCAAGTGTTGACGTATGATTTACAGGTTTACGGTGCGGAGAATATACAGTTGTTGTTAGAAATAGGGGTTCCCGAGTTGAGAATAAAGTCTATGTTGGCACAACAGCCCAGGACTTTTTTTACGTCGGCTGATAGATTTAAAACAGTTGTTGGAAATGTGACGAAAATGGGGATTGACCCGTCAAAGGCGAGGTTTCTTTGGGCGATACACGCGTTCAGGGCTATGAGCAAATCCACTTGGGATAAAAAGGTTGAGCTTTATATGAAGTGGGGTTGGTCTAAAGATGAGATTTTGTTGGCGTTCGAGAGGAATCCGGGGTGTATGATGGCTTCGATGGATAAAATTACGCGAATCTTGGATTTTCTTGTGAATACGATGGGTTGGGATAAAAGTTACATCATTCAATCGCCGATAATCGTTTGTTATAGCATAGAGAAGAGGATTATTCCGAGGTGTTTGGTTTATAAGTATTTGGCGGAGAAAGGGTTGACCGGAGATATAGAGGATTTTTGCTTTACTCAGAGTCAGTGGTTGACGTATTCGGAAAAGTTATTTCTCAAATGGGTTGTAAAGAAGTATGAAGCGGAAGCCCCTGAACTGTTGAAACTGTATGAGAAGCATATGAATGTGGCAAATGGATTGTAGTTTTGACTCTTGGTATTATATTTCAGTTTTGGCACTTCTAATTTTGATCGAAACTCGCGAAAAGTTTGTGTAATTCACTTTCTTATTGTTTTTATTGCACTGTATGTCTTTCTTGTTCTGCAATTGTCTTTTCGTTTCAAGTGATTCTTAGTTTCGTAGATGTTTGAAGCACTCAAATTGCGATTCTTAGTTTCGTAGATGTTTGAAGCACTCAAATTGCTGCAGTGCAACATTATGGATTAAACGACACCCTTTGGATTATAGTGTTTTGATTTTGTAGGCCTTCAAGCACTGAGGTTGTTCatccattgttattgttataaATGTTTAGTGTGTTAAATTGAATAAAAATTTGTGTTACTTCTGCAattagggggcgtttggttcgcaggaattcaatggaatttaagggaattggaatttgaattctATCTCTTAAGATGTTTAGTTTATAGCATTTGATGGAATTGAAATCCCAATTCCAATCTTTatgtgtttggttgacaatggAATTGGAATTGAAATTATGCATGAATTCCTTCAAAATTCCTTTAATTAAAtgaattcaaaatccttcctatatctgaaggaattaaagtaaattcattggaatctttGACCGTTTCGACTCATACTGGTTTcgatccgaaccgtttcgacccgtactgtttcgacACGAATAGTTTTGACTcttaccgtttcgacgcgaacaaTTTCGACCTGTAACGTTTCGACGCGAACGGTTTcgagccgtaccgtttcgaattgaaccgtttcgacgcgtactgTTTCAACCCGtagacgcgaaccgtttcgacccgtgcCGTTTTgactcgaaccgtttcgacgcgtatcGTTTCGACGCgcaccgtttcgacccgtaccgttttgacccaaaccgtttcgatccgaaccgttttgacgcgaactgtttcgaccagtaccgtttcgaatcgaaccgcttTGACCCGAACCATTTCGTCGCGAACTGTTTCAACCTGTACCGTTTCGATCCGAACTGGTGGTTGTGGGTGCCGGAGTGATGGATTCCAATTtatttgacaaccaaacacaacaaaaatggagttgagattccaattccaataATTTAcaattccaattggaatgtttaaattcaaaatccaattccttcaaattctaattcATATACAAATCCAAATTTCAATTCCAAATCATTccgcgaaccaaacgcccccttaTAATCAATAGCATAGTTTATGAACTAGCTTCTGTGTGTGTGATTTAACTTGTTTTGTAGACCTTTGAGAGTTTGAGTGGTAGGTATATTAATATATGTCCACTCATACAAGtgtagaatcaatgccaagataTGAATAATCATTATGGTCCCAAAATCACTTAAAATCAGTTGCAGAAAGGCATTGATCAATCGCAAGAATCACATAGTAACAATTTGTTTCACATTCATTTAACTTTGTATATACAACCTAGAGGTTCGTTTTAAAAACACGAGCTCTTTGAAACAATGAGTTCCCCATAGCCGCGGTGGAAGGCAAAGACGCAAACATCATGCACGCGAGGTGCTTCAAGGCGATGAGGTCCCATAGCCAAGTCGAGAGGCAAAGGCACATAGTTCTTTGTAATTCAACTTATATCTAGCCGCTTCAAAATATACACTAGACAAAACAATAAATACCGTAAGGCTTGTAGCCTCACATTACCAAACGAGTAGTTAAGGTGTATCTTTCAAAGTGATTGAGGGTTCTAGTCTCATAATAGATATCGGTGTAAATTTAGGAGTAGGTTTAATGGGTTTGTGAGTTAGCCGTTAAAAGTTAAAACAACCAAAAGAAAGATAACAAAACAAAATTACCTTTAATGATATAAGAACCTATCTTCCTTATTTTGATGTACCAACTATACAAGCTCTATGTATGATCATAAAAACATATCCACATTTCTTATCTCCATGTGTGGCCATATAAGTTGTATGTACTAATGTACAAGTATAAAAAACATGATATACCATAAAGTCTATGAGCTATTGGTAAAAACTACACACCTTTCACCTTCATCTCATCTCATCTCCAGGGGCGGATCTACACTTCTTCggggggttcccgggaacccgtTTGGTTTGTAATTTATAGCGTTAAGCTATATATAAAATTCTGAAGGAACCCCTTAATATTTTGTAGGGGAACCTCATGAATAAATCTTTAGACTGGTGCAGTGGTAATTGTGCGCGCTTTTTAATAAGAGGTCACGAGTTCGAAACCCTTTAAACTCGTTTTCCCCTATCTTTTttgcgttttttttttaaatttaaaaataaattacatCTAGGGTTTCAACTTTAGTTAGGTCTTGCTCCTTTCTTTAACACAACAGAAACTAAAAACACGCTCCACAGGACCACAGCCACCGTCTTCAGCCTTGTGCCCTTGTCTCCACTCTCCCTCCAGCCACCGTCGCAGCCGTGCCACAGCTCTCGCCGGACGCCGGAGTCATTTCAGCCTCCACCTTACTAGACTCGTCGCTTCCCCGCCTCTCTCAGTTTTTTGACCGATTTtgatatctggtaactaaaccctatattttgtaaatattacattaGAGTGGAATTGTTTAAATCTTCTAGGTGGTAGCTGCTGTTATAGAATAATGATATGATTGTGAGATTGTGAATTTGTGATTGTTCTTTTTCGGTTTTTACTATACTACTTTGTTATTGTGGATGTGCTGAtcgtttatttgaatttatgatTTTGAAAGTAAGAAATACTGTTTTATGCATACGATTTTGTTAATTTCATTGTGCTATTGTTAGTTGCAAATTGTGATTTTTTTGGGGTAAATGAGCTTTATGCTGTAATATCTTTTACATGGTTGTTTGGATATTGGATATTGTTTCAATATTAAAACTCTATTATTTTGATGTAGTTGTTCTCGCAATTTGTGATTTAACATTTAATTTGATGTaactttgtaatcttttgaaaCTTATTTGATATTTAGGTAAATTTGTAATCTTTTGAAACTTGTGTTTGCTAAGTTGAAAGAGTTTTTACAACAACTTTCTATCGAGAATGTAATGCAACGTTTTCAAAAGATGAAACCTCGTACGGAACAACTTGGTATGCTTTTTATTTTGTTCGTAAAGACTATCTTATTTATGTTtcgtgtttttaaatttatcatgACGATGTTTTTTTCATTCTTGTATCATATTTTTATTATGTTATGAACTTTACCCGACCCGAATCGTCGAACCGTTccgtattttttttattttcggacACTTAGAAAAGTGAACCCCTTGGAAaaaattcctggatccgccactgctcATCTCATCTCATCTATGTGATCTCATACCCAAACAGTAATATACTCGTACCGTTTGCGTTCTCTTTTTTCGAAAGAGAAAATGGTATTTGAGAAAGAGGAGAAACACAAAGACAATGAGAGGAAAGAAGCTAGAGAAATAAAGGCGGCTACAAAGCACAAAGGACACACAACCGTCCCAATCCTTATGAGATGCACACCTCATGTAGTAATGTACGTTGCTCGTCTGCCATCGTCTGAAGCGCAACCCCCATCGCATGTGGTCGCCATGTGTGCTCCAGTCTCCAGGCCTAATGTATACAACACAAGCCTGCGAAAATCTCCGTTTGAAAATTTTTTCCCTTGAACACAAAAAACTAGCATGAGCATATGAAAAGTACGACCTCATGGTGATGGGACTACTTCCTAAATCAAGGCCTCGACCACAATGTTAATGAAAACGAAAATGTAAAAAAAGATGTTTAGTGATTTGATCGCTTGCAGAGTTCTAAGGATATTTACAgtaatgaaaaatgaaaaaaaaaacttttctttttctaaagGAGAAAACAAAGTTCTAAGTATatttacaataataaaaaaataaaaaataaaaaaacttttctttttcttaaaGAAAATTAGAAggttaaagatataatttttcttttttgtgTGTTATTGTTTCACAAGTTTTTTTCACTACCCAATAACAAGAAAAAGGAAAATGGATGATGTAGAAGCTAAGTTGCcacatgtttttttttcttcttcattggTGTGTCGTGTGTGAAATTAAATCCCAACACAATACTATCACTTTTTTTGTAGGATCATGATTCACAAGGTCAATGGGCTCACGCAATATCCTCAAGTCGTTTTTTAACATTATATAACGCCCCAATTCGCGGTGTTTAACACCCAGAATCTTTAAATAATCAAAGAATAGGGTTAAAAGATGTAATTAAGAGCGTTTCcaataaaatgaccaaaatatatGAAAATCAAGTCTAAAACAATCGGTTCTTTAAAAACATGGAGAAAAAAAAATAGCAACAAACATTTACATGTAATCACAccattttatatttatttttaattatcaaacttcttatcccccattttaaaaacataacaaaaactataaaaactattgttcaaaatataaaaataataattctttAATTATTTAATGTAACATAATTGCATAAAGTAAAGTACCATAAAACATCAATTtatattttttagagtaaattacgtttttggcccctgtgattatatcacttttactatattagcccaaaataacaatttttaacATACCTgtccccatggtctctataactaaccattttggccccatggtctctataactaaccattttggctcCCATGAtatctagacttaggggccaaaatggttagttatagagaccatggggggcagatatgttaaaaattcttattttgggctaatatagtaaaagtgatataaccacaggggccaaaaacgtaatttactctattttttatgAAAAGAAAGGCAAAGTATAAATGaaatataaaatagagtaaattactttttagtgcttgtgttttagtggttttaaccattgAGTCAAAATCAAAATATTTAACGTCCTGAGTCCCTAAACGCTTTTTTTATAACCATTTGAGtcattttgagtccaaattttaaccttttgagtccattttttttttaacaaaattagactcaaaccgttataaaatgaacaaaattaaactcaaaacgttataaaataaatggctagggactcagggcgttaaactttttgattttgaactcaaatggttaaaatcactaaaacatagggactcaaaaagtaatttactttCTAAAATATCAACATAAGGGTGAGCGGAGTGGAGGCGGTAAACCCACTCAGCACCGATTAAAGACCATCGCCAACCTTTTGCCGACAAAACTTTACCGATTTTTGGATTCAATTTCGGTGAACCTTCACTGTTTCGGCAAGAGGGAGGGAAGGGGGAGAGACAGGGCCGGCTTAACTAATTTGGAGGCCCAAAGCAAACTATAACTTCGGGGCCTTTTCTCCGTACTTTCAATCTGATATAATATAACTATTCAATTTAAAACAATGAATTTACCTCATCATTAAAGTCTCACTAAATAGAAATAAGCAATTTTGATCTCAAATGAATCAACAAGTATAAAAAAATTTAGTCTACAAGTTGGAACTGCAGATACCTTTCAGATTACAAATATCAAAAAATTAAACGATATTTAAAATCAACATGCCCTTAAAGTATCTAACTACAGATGCTCGAACACAAGAGGATCAGGAAATATCTGTTCAACAAAGGTTTGAAATTGTCAACAAACAAAAGCAACTGTGAAAGTTGATAACTTTATATCTTAGGCTTTAAATTGAACGAGTAACCTATTTATCAAATGCTTAAATTTAAAATAACTAGTACACATAAAATTAAAAGATCTAATAATCGGGAATAATTGGTAAACAAATAAGGTTTAACAAAAAGAATGACTTGTTCAATAAAGGCTTTACTCTTTAACCCAATAATCTGTGAGAAAACAGACCACATATCACATTTGCAACAAGTAACAGtagaaataagaaaaaaaaaagtctCAAATAAAAAGGAGGAAAAAGGAAAGAAGATTACCAATAAAACAAGTGAAACTATAATACATGTTGCTGTGGATATCTATATTTCGAATCAAACCCCTAGATGATCAAAATCTTCATACAATTCACAATTGACCAAATATTATAAATCACGAATTCTTGAAACATTGAATCGTCAAAATTAAAATCCTTGGTTCAATTGTTTTCTACCGAGTCCTAAGAGTCAATCATGAGTATTTTCATAACCATCCTTCTCATTTGATTGGATATCGGTGTCGGTTGCTCAACCCTCAATAATCGCCCCTTTGTTTGCCATAAACATCGTCCCCTCATTTGCCTCTTTTTTACAGACTTGTGATGTGAACAAACCTAAACTCTTTTACTCTGGGTCTTTGAGCGGTGGCCCTTGAAGGGTGGTGGCCCAAAGCCCTTGCTTGGGTTTACTATCCCTAGGGCCGGCCCTGGGGAGAGAGATGGTGTGTGGTGAGCTTCATTCCTTCTCAACTAATCACACATTTTTccctttaaaaaaaatagtttacctaaacccTATTAGGTAAACCACCACCAACATTTTTAAGCATTAGGTAAATATTTTAGATGACTTGACATGACACTATATGATGATTGGTTGAATTGAGAATTTACCTGATATCATTAGGTAACCCTCTCTCTGTAATATAAGAAAAtcgtcgttcaaaaaaaaaaaatttaatttagctATAACAATAAGTCGAAATTGTACAAAAATGCACAATATAAAATAGCAAAGGGGATTTCAGCTTTGTAGCAGCAATTCATTCAGTTCACAACATCCAGATTCCAGCCATCTAAGTTGACTTGTGAAGAAAATGGCCGGAGTTGATGCATCGGAATCGATTCACCCTTTCATTCCTAAAGATCTGATTTTACCGGATTATGTTCCCATTATACTCTCTCAATCCACCATTCTCGGTGTTTATGGCTCTGCTTCCCTTCTAGTCGTCTTCTTTGTTTGGATCCTCGCTGGTAATCAATTCAATTATCATAGTTTCACTTAAATCCATTTAGTAATCCCTATTCCACTGCTTAATTTCTTACCTATGTGCATTTGCATTTGCATTCTAATTTGATGTAGTTATTTTGTATTCATATTTAATTGATTTTTCTTTATATATACCCAGTTGTGTATACTGTTATGCTTAATTCTAGTAAACACATGTCAGATCTTTGTATGTTAAGTTTTTTTAGTCAGAATTAGTGGTTTTGGATTGATTAACCTTTGAgagatatttatttatttatttatttatttattttaagtttTGTAGTTTGTGATACCTGCATTGTATTATTTTCTGTGATTTAAGTTGAAGATTCAGGAAACCTTTGAAGTTGTTAAGTTAGAATTTGTTTTGGGAACAGAGGTAGAGACATGTCAAAGGTGTTAGTAGTTTGACTTTCATGGTCAATTGTGTTAGTTTAGATAGATATAAACACAAATTGAATCGAAAAGGATAACTTCTTCTGCGAATGGAGATAATGATAGACAGATGAAAGCAACAGGCAGTTATAATTCAGATATGCTGTCCTTGCATTCACCCAAGGGCCTTTGGCCTACTGGTATCCAGGTGTGTAAAATGGTGTCCCGTCCTGCGGACCGCGGTGGAAAATGATGTAGAATTTGGAGTAGGTTAGATTGTTGTTAAAAGAATGTGGTCCTTGCATTTATTAATGTAGGTGACAAGTTGTTAATTTATCTAGTTGCAGTTGAaggcttttttttttcttttgaacaacaattCTTAGATTTTCGAGGATAAATGCCCCACACCTGCATGATTGGAACTACCAACCTTTTGGTTGTGATTTACACCACTTACCACGAAgatcatagttgtcaatagcgagtgtaacgatcgctatagcgcgctacaTAGCGTATAGGTCTAGGCTCGCTGTCAGGGTTGTAGCAATAGATAGCGAtagtttatttctttattttgtttttttaatataaatagcaattaaatatagctggattttaggtttttgttaaatacaCATgcaaaatagcatatataccagggtattttgatataatatatataaaactttttaacattttttttagtgtatcgctatttataaaatagccgcccACTATCtatcgctattcgccattaacaactccGGCTAAGATGTCtcatcggggggggggggggactgcAGTTAAAGGCTGTTGGTCTTTAGTTCTTTACTTATATATACTTCACTTATGCAGTCTCTTTACCAATCGGAACAATGGGTTTCTTCCTTATTTTGTGAAATAATCTCAAAAT comes from the Helianthus annuus cultivar XRQ/B chromosome 4, HanXRQr2.0-SUNRISE, whole genome shotgun sequence genome and includes:
- the LOC110937956 gene encoding uncharacterized protein LOC110937956; protein product: MVLFNFIYRNISTHARKRCYGLLSSSSSPFSTTTTSHSSNPNTFTTTYLINSCGVSPESALLASKRLDLSKSPKTADSVLTLLKNHGFTKSQVSKVILSCPKILLCDLENTLLPNFKILNSLGFSNAELVTIVTSRPRSIMQGKFHDTALLSVSFLRTVLGSDDKVINAIKRFPQVLTYDLQVYGAENIQLLLEIGVPELRIKSMLAQQPRTFFTSADRFKTVVGNVTKMGIDPSKARFLWAIHAFRAMSKSTWDKKVELYMKWGWSKDEILLAFERNPGCMMASMDKITRILDFLVNTMGWDKSYIIQSPIIVCYSIEKRIIPRCLVYKYLAEKGLTGDIEDFCFTQSQWLTYSEKLFLKWVVKKYEAEAPELLKLYEKHMNVANGL